A portion of the Pedobacter cryoconitis genome contains these proteins:
- a CDS encoding type I polyketide synthase, whose protein sequence is MKKTDVAVIGMSCIFPGAGDLDTFWKNIINKVDSTQVVPPDRIDPVHFDKDSTGVDRFYCNRGGFIPDYNFDPQRFGILPVAVNGTEPDHLLTLDLVYSSLEDAGVFEKNTSLAKTGIIIGKGNYAGPGATRAIEIVRTGEQIAAVLKDLLPQLETAAIEKVKHEFQARKGRFGPDTAMGLIPNLVASLVANRLNLGGVAFTLDAACASSLIAIDHAIQELNSGRCNMVIAGGVHVGQNAAFWSIFSNLGALSKQEKIKPFDAGADGLIIGEGCGFVVLKRLEDAIQDKDRIYAVLKGAGVSSDGSGTSVMSPSVKGQLRAITQAWENSGLSAKDIGYIEAHGTGTPLGDKTELETLTQFFGHDAELPKAGIGTVKSNIGHAMPAAGIAGLIKTCLALYHDILPPTLHCENPLTQLAKTQFSAVQEPLSWEKSGLPKIAGVNAFGFGGINAHVVLEGFNAPKKDKVLLLARPTHEELIHALENNDYSAGNGNYRIALFDPTPERIKKAIKIAAKNNPWRNKQDIWYTNEPLISNGGKIAFVFPGLDGLAGGEVSSVTDYFNIAEAQHAKAEGLLSDALKTLNKSSVLDIALKQLGVQPDMNAGHSLGEWLAARSSELAEESSVSQLLKVLDPETFELKDSRFIAVGCGIELLLPIIANINDVYLSNDNCPQQVILCGSKNALEELTPLLKARQIFHQILPFQSGFHSPFIADKLEVILEGMKDMQFRKTTTPLWSATTLELYPEGFEAIRQLSAEHLIKPVRFRELTAKLYEQGARVFIQIGSGGLVGFIDDTLKGKNFSTISSNVPVRSGITQLQRVIAALFVEGKETGLDFLGQIKSSPASKGKGIKLELGLPTITGLNSLKELAAGSPSVHAQPNPAVYAKGLLEDVADPVMEAFNENILEMANIQAEIQQLFKDRVLQPANYTNRLTKPEFATPEVSTPLAPQVLATPLNRMPFSKQLDITLENCPYLKDHALLRQPKDWHCVDDMDPVIPMTMIFELFGEIAEEQSRGEQVHKILNIKVFQWMNVVKPFRETITGEWKDQQKVYLNLERFANAEVLLAEKLGIPPAQQSFDIGKILDIQRTAEQIYENHMFHGPGYQGIKHLKAVGEKGITGTIESGAGKGSLLDNAGQLFGLWLQLILTKDRIAFPVKIQEIEFFGNMHDQQGEFECTCVLTDMNEEFATGNFIIKRDHQVWAIISGWQNRRLEIDDALWSVSMSPLHNRLSKEIAPGIFMFHNAYSRVVSWDFILKRYFNQDEKKYHNALLPNKRKTWMISRVAVKDAVRDLLNKEKQHACYPITFEIKSDELQKPYPHGGQTAGIHVSLAHKGTDAVGIARLNRPVGIDIESIEERSAGFFDLAFTSTEMALLQGRDKAEWATRFWTAKEAYGKYLGKGLQGNPKAYGVEEIIGEELRIKDTIIKTIKHHNYIIGWTQ, encoded by the coding sequence ATGAAGAAAACGGATGTAGCTGTAATTGGAATGTCCTGCATTTTTCCCGGAGCGGGAGATCTGGATACTTTCTGGAAAAATATTATTAATAAGGTTGATTCTACTCAAGTTGTGCCACCGGATCGTATTGATCCGGTGCACTTCGATAAAGATTCAACTGGAGTAGACCGTTTTTATTGTAATAGGGGTGGATTTATACCTGACTACAACTTTGATCCACAGCGCTTCGGTATTCTTCCTGTAGCCGTGAATGGTACGGAACCTGATCATTTACTGACACTGGATTTGGTTTACAGTTCCCTGGAAGATGCAGGTGTATTTGAAAAAAACACTTCCTTAGCAAAAACAGGGATTATCATTGGCAAAGGAAATTATGCAGGCCCTGGCGCAACAAGGGCTATTGAAATTGTAAGAACCGGTGAACAGATTGCTGCGGTACTGAAAGATTTACTGCCACAACTGGAAACCGCAGCAATAGAAAAAGTAAAACATGAATTCCAGGCACGCAAGGGCCGTTTTGGGCCGGATACAGCGATGGGGTTAATCCCAAATCTGGTAGCCTCACTCGTTGCTAACCGTTTAAATCTGGGAGGTGTTGCATTTACGTTGGATGCAGCATGCGCAAGCTCCCTGATTGCTATAGACCATGCGATTCAGGAATTGAACAGCGGACGCTGCAATATGGTGATTGCTGGCGGGGTACATGTTGGGCAGAATGCAGCTTTCTGGAGTATATTCTCCAATTTAGGTGCACTCTCTAAACAAGAAAAGATCAAACCTTTTGATGCTGGTGCTGATGGTTTAATAATTGGTGAAGGCTGCGGCTTTGTCGTCTTAAAGCGATTAGAAGATGCTATCCAGGATAAAGACAGGATCTATGCAGTGCTTAAAGGTGCAGGGGTAAGCAGTGACGGAAGCGGTACCAGCGTAATGAGCCCTTCAGTAAAAGGTCAGCTCAGGGCGATTACACAAGCCTGGGAAAATTCAGGATTGTCTGCTAAAGACATTGGTTATATTGAAGCCCACGGAACAGGTACACCTTTAGGGGATAAAACTGAACTGGAAACCCTGACACAGTTTTTCGGCCATGATGCTGAATTACCCAAAGCAGGAATTGGAACGGTGAAATCTAATATCGGCCATGCCATGCCAGCAGCAGGGATTGCCGGGCTGATCAAAACCTGTTTAGCTTTATACCACGATATCCTGCCGCCAACATTGCACTGTGAAAATCCTTTAACACAGCTCGCAAAAACCCAGTTTTCAGCAGTTCAGGAACCATTAAGCTGGGAGAAATCCGGGTTGCCTAAAATAGCCGGGGTCAATGCCTTCGGTTTTGGAGGGATTAACGCCCACGTGGTTCTGGAAGGATTTAACGCGCCTAAAAAAGACAAAGTCTTATTACTGGCACGTCCCACACACGAAGAGTTGATCCATGCTTTGGAAAACAACGATTATAGTGCTGGCAATGGAAATTACCGGATAGCACTATTCGATCCGACTCCCGAAAGAATTAAAAAAGCAATTAAGATTGCCGCAAAAAATAATCCCTGGCGTAATAAACAGGATATCTGGTATACCAACGAACCTTTAATTAGCAATGGTGGCAAAATAGCCTTTGTATTTCCTGGTCTGGATGGTCTGGCAGGTGGTGAAGTATCGAGCGTAACTGATTATTTCAATATTGCTGAAGCGCAGCATGCTAAAGCGGAAGGTTTACTAAGTGATGCCTTAAAAACACTGAATAAAAGCAGTGTATTAGACATTGCCCTGAAACAATTAGGCGTACAACCTGATATGAATGCCGGGCACAGTTTAGGCGAGTGGCTGGCAGCAAGATCATCAGAACTGGCCGAAGAAAGTTCTGTTTCACAATTGCTTAAAGTCCTGGATCCAGAAACTTTTGAGTTAAAAGATTCAAGATTTATCGCTGTGGGATGCGGAATAGAACTGCTCTTACCCATCATCGCCAATATCAATGACGTCTATCTTTCTAATGACAATTGTCCGCAGCAGGTTATTTTATGTGGAAGTAAAAATGCTTTAGAAGAGCTGACCCCTCTATTGAAAGCAAGGCAGATTTTTCATCAGATTTTACCTTTCCAGTCTGGTTTCCACTCTCCGTTTATCGCAGATAAACTGGAAGTAATCCTGGAAGGAATGAAAGACATGCAATTCCGCAAAACTACTACGCCATTGTGGTCGGCTACTACGCTGGAACTTTATCCCGAAGGCTTTGAAGCCATCCGTCAATTGAGCGCGGAACATCTGATTAAACCAGTGCGTTTCCGTGAATTGACAGCAAAACTCTATGAACAGGGGGCAAGAGTATTTATACAGATCGGATCGGGTGGATTAGTCGGTTTTATCGATGATACACTAAAAGGAAAAAACTTCAGTACCATTTCTTCCAACGTACCTGTCAGATCTGGAATCACTCAACTGCAACGCGTAATCGCTGCCTTGTTTGTCGAAGGTAAAGAAACCGGACTGGACTTTCTCGGACAAATTAAATCCAGCCCTGCTTCAAAAGGGAAGGGGATCAAATTAGAATTGGGTTTACCCACCATTACCGGACTGAATAGCCTGAAAGAGCTAGCAGCAGGGTCACCATCAGTTCATGCACAACCAAATCCCGCGGTATATGCCAAAGGTCTATTGGAAGATGTAGCTGATCCGGTGATGGAAGCTTTCAATGAAAATATACTGGAAATGGCAAATATCCAGGCCGAAATACAACAATTGTTTAAAGACAGAGTCTTGCAGCCTGCAAACTATACTAACCGGTTAACCAAGCCGGAATTCGCTACGCCTGAAGTGTCAACGCCACTGGCACCTCAGGTATTAGCAACACCATTAAACAGAATGCCTTTTTCCAAACAATTGGATATTACGCTCGAAAACTGTCCTTATCTGAAAGACCACGCTTTACTCAGACAGCCTAAGGACTGGCATTGTGTAGATGACATGGATCCGGTTATTCCGATGACGATGATTTTTGAGTTGTTTGGAGAAATTGCAGAAGAACAGTCTCGGGGAGAACAGGTTCATAAAATATTGAACATCAAAGTTTTTCAATGGATGAATGTGGTCAAGCCTTTCCGCGAAACGATTACTGGTGAATGGAAAGATCAGCAAAAGGTATACCTCAACTTGGAGCGTTTTGCAAATGCTGAAGTTTTGCTGGCTGAAAAGCTGGGTATACCACCTGCGCAACAATCTTTTGACATTGGTAAAATCCTGGACATCCAGCGCACCGCAGAACAGATCTATGAAAATCATATGTTTCATGGACCGGGTTATCAGGGCATCAAACACTTAAAAGCAGTGGGTGAAAAAGGGATTACCGGGACCATAGAAAGTGGTGCCGGAAAAGGGTCACTGCTGGATAATGCAGGTCAGCTTTTTGGTTTGTGGCTGCAACTGATCCTCACTAAAGACCGGATTGCTTTTCCTGTGAAAATACAGGAGATTGAGTTTTTCGGAAATATGCATGACCAGCAAGGTGAATTTGAATGTACCTGTGTGCTGACCGATATGAATGAAGAATTTGCGACAGGTAATTTTATCATTAAACGTGATCACCAGGTTTGGGCAATAATTTCGGGCTGGCAAAACAGGAGACTGGAAATAGATGACGCGCTATGGAGTGTTTCTATGTCACCGCTGCACAACCGTTTATCTAAAGAAATTGCCCCTGGCATTTTTATGTTTCATAATGCCTATTCAAGAGTCGTTTCCTGGGATTTTATTCTGAAACGCTATTTCAATCAGGACGAGAAAAAGTATCATAACGCACTGTTGCCTAACAAAAGAAAGACCTGGATGATTAGCCGGGTGGCCGTAAAAGATGCCGTCAGGGATTTGCTTAACAAAGAAAAACAGCATGCCTGCTATCCGATCACCTTTGAAATTAAATCGGACGAGCTGCAAAAACCTTATCCTCACGGTGGTCAAACTGCTGGTATTCATGTTTCTTTAGCACATAAAGGAACTGATGCCGTGGGGATTGCCCGCCTGAACAGACCTGTAGGGATTGATATCGAAAGTATTGAAGAACGCAGTGCAGGATTTTTTGACCTCGCATTCACCAGCACAGAAATGGCTTTACTGCAAGGCAGGGACAAAGCAGAATGGGCAACCCGTTTCTGGACTGCCAAAGAAGCTTATGGCAAGTACCTGGGTAAAGGCCTGCAAGGCAATCCAAAAGCCTATGGGGTAGAAGAGATCATAGGGGAAGAATTACGCATCAAAGACACAATTATAAAAACCATTAAACACCATAACTATATAATCGGATGGACGCAATAG
- a CDS encoding phosphopantetheine-binding protein: MKQFITEVIGEEFVEEMDITPQSSFTKDLEMDSIEIVSFSEKIKTHFGEQIDFTGWLSAMDLDQLINLNLEMIINYIHECQSSK; this comes from the coding sequence ATGAAACAATTCATCACAGAAGTTATTGGGGAAGAATTTGTGGAAGAAATGGACATTACCCCTCAAAGTTCTTTTACCAAGGACCTTGAAATGGACAGTATAGAAATTGTATCCTTCTCTGAAAAGATAAAAACACACTTTGGTGAACAGATCGACTTTACAGGATGGTTATCTGCAATGGATCTGGATCAACTCATTAACCTGAACCTGGAAATGATCATTAATTATATACACGAATGCCAGTCATCCAAGTAA
- a CDS encoding alpha/beta fold hydrolase — MPVIQVNQREVHIQELNKGAAETVLLIHGMFSNLSVYYFNIAPVLAEHFHVVMYDLKSHGMSERVLEGYDLNSMTDDLCALMDVLKLKKVHLAGYSFGGLIALKMAMRFPEKLGKLVVIEAPNPNDEKTRGIIDDYSREFLEHYVANFTDTTKVKMGKRQMERNHRMYEYLFYQTSIKEDMILESGFFCTPEMNTLEKDTLLLYGSASDCLQAGKQLNKLISKSDLIPLDGDHNIPIQKPEMVANIVAGFFIN; from the coding sequence ATGCCAGTCATCCAAGTAAATCAAAGAGAAGTGCACATCCAGGAATTGAATAAAGGAGCAGCTGAGACTGTTCTTTTAATTCATGGCATGTTCAGCAATCTTTCTGTTTATTATTTTAATATCGCCCCGGTACTGGCCGAACATTTCCATGTGGTCATGTACGATCTGAAAAGCCATGGAATGAGTGAGCGTGTGCTGGAAGGTTATGACCTGAACAGCATGACTGATGATCTCTGTGCGCTGATGGATGTATTGAAACTGAAAAAAGTACATCTGGCAGGGTATAGTTTTGGAGGCCTCATTGCTTTAAAAATGGCGATGCGTTTCCCTGAAAAATTAGGCAAACTTGTGGTCATTGAAGCGCCAAATCCGAATGATGAAAAAACCCGCGGCATTATTGATGACTACAGCAGAGAATTCCTGGAGCACTATGTAGCGAATTTTACAGATACCACCAAGGTGAAAATGGGTAAAAGACAGATGGAGCGCAACCACAGGATGTATGAATATCTATTCTATCAAACCAGTATCAAAGAAGATATGATTCTGGAAAGCGGATTTTTCTGTACACCAGAAATGAATACGCTGGAAAAAGATACGCTTTTACTCTATGGATCAGCTTCTGATTGCTTACAGGCAGGAAAACAACTGAATAAACTGATCAGCAAATCCGACCTGATCCCACTCGATGGTGATCATAATATCCCGATTCAGAAACCAGAAATGGTCGCAAATATTGTAGCCGGGTTTTTTATAAACTAA
- a CDS encoding glycosyltransferase, whose amino-acid sequence MAKFVFIVPPLTGHINPTLSMGAVLLQRGHQVGWITLDPDLALKLPEGGELLWIQYDESDQDKQDSEKYLDMITKKIVYGIDSIKFLYEEVLIPLNRHSYEGIVSWLEKYKPDLVITDHQMFAGAIAAVNHKIPYATSVTAPAAIKIMDELPKVHEWQVNQIVALQKELGIDKSTSIACSGILTMVLTSKDFFGELELPASYRFVGPVINRKPVHTYFNWDLLQKNNRPKILVSIGTTFDHVHKKNFFAKVIEAFEDEDLTVVVVSDPSLFDVWPANFIVQRMVPQLELLPHLDAVVCHGGHNTVCETLMNGLPMVVIPIAYDQSHVAGRVVRVGAGLRLNFNRFKARHLQEAVQQILQDAAFKTSAEEIKASFIAAGGTEAAATLLEQFSVNEPLFLLNN is encoded by the coding sequence ATGGCAAAATTTGTATTTATTGTTCCCCCGCTCACGGGTCATATCAATCCCACTTTAAGTATGGGGGCTGTTTTACTGCAACGCGGACATCAGGTGGGCTGGATTACACTAGACCCTGACCTGGCTTTAAAATTACCTGAAGGAGGGGAATTATTATGGATTCAGTATGACGAAAGCGATCAGGATAAACAGGATAGTGAAAAGTATCTTGATATGATCACTAAAAAGATTGTTTATGGAATTGATAGTATCAAGTTTTTATACGAAGAAGTATTAATTCCGTTAAACCGGCATAGCTATGAAGGTATAGTGAGCTGGCTGGAAAAATATAAACCTGATCTGGTGATTACCGATCACCAGATGTTTGCTGGTGCTATTGCAGCAGTGAACCATAAAATTCCTTATGCAACCTCGGTTACTGCACCTGCCGCCATTAAGATTATGGACGAACTCCCTAAAGTTCATGAATGGCAAGTGAACCAGATCGTCGCGTTGCAAAAAGAACTGGGTATTGATAAATCAACTTCTATAGCTTGTTCAGGCATCCTGACGATGGTTTTAACGTCTAAAGATTTTTTTGGAGAATTGGAATTACCAGCTTCCTATCGTTTTGTTGGGCCGGTGATTAACCGTAAGCCAGTCCACACATACTTTAACTGGGACTTATTACAGAAAAATAACAGGCCTAAAATATTAGTCAGTATCGGAACAACCTTTGACCATGTGCATAAAAAGAACTTTTTTGCGAAGGTCATTGAAGCTTTTGAAGACGAAGACCTGACTGTAGTCGTTGTTTCTGATCCCTCACTTTTTGACGTCTGGCCAGCCAACTTTATCGTGCAGCGCATGGTTCCGCAATTGGAATTACTGCCGCATCTGGATGCTGTAGTTTGTCATGGAGGGCACAATACGGTCTGTGAAACCCTGATGAATGGTTTACCGATGGTCGTTATTCCAATTGCCTACGACCAATCACACGTGGCTGGAAGAGTAGTGCGTGTTGGTGCCGGTTTACGTTTGAATTTTAACCGTTTCAAAGCCAGGCACCTTCAGGAAGCTGTTCAGCAAATATTGCAGGATGCTGCATTCAAAACCTCAGCAGAAGAAATTAAAGCCTCATTTATAGCTGCTGGCGGTACCGAAGCTGCCGCTACTTTACTGGAGCAGTTTAGTGTCAACGAACCTTTGTTTTTATTAAATAATTAA
- a CDS encoding glycosyltransferase: MSKFLFVVPPFFGHISPTLSIGSSLIARGHEVKWIGITPLAAKHIPEGGEFIYPEADLVEHQEEIDRILKRQDDGPACSGPEVMKLALEETYVPFARIMMKGLGNFVDEWKPGVIVNDCITFAGALCAHIKGIPSVTTTPVPPDVIGDTQTSAPKIFEWQQQLIKGLQQEFGIYEDDIFIHSHKLNLVFTSQAFAGFTETPPHMKFVGPVKGRPNHAAFDWERLAAAKTPKVFVSLGTLLVDIRAAFFQKLIDAFADQPITIIAATNPDIFDVWPDNFIVNGFVPQTELMPHMDAVICHGGFNTVNDTFTNGLPMLITPIAYDHFHTAKLIVNAGCGISIRYKRLKIADLQIAVFELLENPQYRNAALKIKETFMASGGNDKAVQLLEDFAEAEQFVEE; the protein is encoded by the coding sequence ATGTCTAAATTTTTATTTGTCGTACCCCCATTTTTTGGCCATATCAGCCCAACTCTTAGCATAGGCTCCAGTTTAATAGCCCGCGGGCATGAAGTGAAATGGATTGGGATTACACCGCTTGCCGCAAAACATATCCCGGAAGGCGGAGAATTTATTTATCCCGAAGCCGATCTGGTTGAGCATCAGGAAGAAATTGACCGGATATTAAAGCGTCAGGATGATGGCCCTGCTTGTTCTGGCCCGGAGGTCATGAAACTGGCACTGGAAGAAACTTATGTTCCATTTGCAAGGATCATGATGAAAGGCCTGGGAAACTTTGTGGACGAGTGGAAACCAGGCGTGATTGTAAACGACTGTATTACTTTTGCAGGGGCTTTATGTGCCCATATCAAAGGTATCCCATCAGTAACCACTACACCAGTGCCACCAGATGTGATCGGGGATACCCAGACCAGCGCACCAAAAATATTTGAATGGCAACAACAGCTGATCAAAGGTTTGCAACAAGAGTTTGGTATCTATGAAGATGATATATTCATTCATTCTCATAAACTCAATCTTGTTTTTACTTCCCAGGCATTCGCCGGATTTACGGAAACCCCGCCGCATATGAAATTTGTCGGCCCGGTAAAAGGCAGACCAAATCATGCAGCTTTTGACTGGGAAAGACTTGCGGCCGCAAAAACACCCAAGGTTTTCGTTTCTTTAGGCACTTTATTAGTAGATATCAGAGCTGCATTTTTTCAAAAACTGATTGATGCTTTTGCAGATCAGCCAATCACGATCATCGCAGCAACGAACCCGGATATTTTTGACGTATGGCCTGATAATTTTATCGTCAACGGCTTTGTCCCGCAAACAGAACTGATGCCGCATATGGATGCAGTGATCTGCCATGGCGGTTTCAATACTGTTAACGATACTTTTACCAATGGCTTACCGATGCTGATCACACCAATTGCTTATGACCATTTCCATACAGCCAAACTTATAGTTAATGCAGGCTGCGGAATTAGTATCCGTTACAAAAGATTAAAAATTGCTGATTTGCAAATTGCTGTTTTTGAATTGCTGGAAAACCCACAATACCGGAACGCAGCTTTAAAAATAAAAGAAACTTTTATGGCTTCAGGAGGAAATGACAAAGCAGTACAGCTGCTGGAAGATTTCGCTGAAGCGGAACAATTTGTCGAAGAATAA
- a CDS encoding condensation domain-containing protein gives MKRKLLFGERLMLGDGKTPFNGIIPVKIRGEFSAASLHHALLRLQQKHPWLNAVISYDKNNRPSFTTDTVQPVKIPVQIISRHKDTDWEVESVKQWSIPFETDRDPMMRMVWLKGEGVSELIMVIHHCLIDGGSILTLLTTLYELIDNGDADIGQENPIKGIHDIVPAEILGSRKKRLKASLIGSIAVLGLWLTPLKKKAVARQKDYLIHWTVEEEMTVALTQLCKNSGVTMNTLLCAVLLKTFKEVRKDNAHNKISCPVDLRNLNHRIKKDNIFAFGSMFVVSSYADLDFMSNLKAIQEDIRQKIKKLDPHLMLMVLEKAHPVLHKFGRFLKYSKSNNDCMFSNLGRITIPAHYKTFEIEMICTPTAIGPLGNTTSLITSTYRGKMDFSFVASEGYVPYLEGQAIQTRMMTILKEQLQTQLQPA, from the coding sequence ATGAAAAGAAAACTGCTTTTTGGAGAAAGATTAATGCTTGGTGATGGAAAAACTCCTTTTAATGGGATAATCCCTGTTAAAATCCGTGGAGAATTTTCTGCTGCGAGCCTGCATCATGCCCTGTTAAGACTGCAACAGAAACATCCCTGGCTGAATGCGGTTATTTCTTACGATAAAAATAACCGTCCAAGCTTTACTACGGATACTGTTCAGCCCGTTAAAATTCCCGTTCAAATCATTTCCCGGCATAAGGATACCGATTGGGAAGTTGAATCTGTTAAGCAGTGGTCAATTCCATTTGAAACAGACCGGGATCCTATGATGCGTATGGTCTGGTTAAAAGGAGAAGGAGTTTCAGAACTGATTATGGTTATACACCATTGTCTGATTGATGGAGGTTCAATTTTGACACTGTTGACAACACTTTATGAACTAATTGACAATGGCGATGCTGATATAGGTCAGGAAAATCCGATCAAAGGAATTCATGATATAGTACCAGCAGAGATTCTGGGGAGCAGGAAAAAAAGATTGAAAGCAAGCCTGATCGGGAGTATAGCAGTTTTAGGATTGTGGCTTACCCCTTTAAAAAAGAAAGCTGTAGCAAGGCAAAAAGATTACCTGATCCATTGGACTGTTGAGGAGGAAATGACTGTAGCTCTTACTCAATTGTGCAAAAATTCTGGAGTAACCATGAATACGCTTTTATGCGCCGTGCTATTAAAAACTTTCAAAGAAGTCCGAAAAGATAATGCACACAATAAAATATCATGCCCGGTTGATCTCCGTAACCTAAACCACCGGATAAAAAAGGATAACATTTTTGCTTTTGGATCTATGTTCGTGGTCAGTTCTTATGCTGATCTCGACTTTATGAGCAATCTCAAAGCCATACAGGAAGACATCAGGCAGAAAATTAAAAAGCTCGATCCCCATCTGATGTTAATGGTACTGGAGAAAGCGCATCCTGTACTTCATAAATTCGGCCGTTTTTTAAAGTATAGTAAATCAAATAATGACTGTATGTTCTCCAACCTGGGAAGAATTACCATCCCTGCGCATTACAAAACATTTGAAATTGAAATGATCTGCACGCCAACAGCAATTGGCCCTTTAGGCAATACGACTTCACTCATCACTTCTACTTACCGTGGCAAGATGGATTTTTCATTTGTAGCCAGCGAAGGTTATGTCCCTTACCTGGAAGGTCAGGCTATACAAACAAGAATGATGACGATTCTCAAAGAACAATTACAAACACAGCTTCAACCAGCATAA
- a CDS encoding condensation domain-containing protein yields MKRKLIIGERVMYVDAITPVNCIFTAKIRGVIAPENLRAALDKIQHKHPLLRMQIDDQQAGGPYFVLNEKLKVIPVRVLERNGEQDWLHESKAEWDKLFDGENEPLARVVWLKSAEVSDLLFVLPHCICDGTTLVTLMQELLFLLDEPGMELKPYASFLSVKELLASSFSVSQAKILKARLFSLLGRAFFYFKPTQRKVAAGNNYVVHWRLDQQETVELVERSKAAGTTVHAALCIAVMKAFEQVRGIKAHGKVICPVDIRQFIPEIKNDTMFAFAPIVELEIDKNAEIDFWTKARMLKADLNTKVGALKVSEMLWMSEYFHAIVSRMVRFLKATEGTHDVTLSNMGRLRIAENYQNFEVLAIHSPTVAFPWRNPSTLIASTYKNKMDFTLMSNDTFLTEQEARLIQAETMNLLFEDLKQLSVA; encoded by the coding sequence ATGAAAAGAAAATTGATCATTGGAGAAAGGGTAATGTACGTGGATGCAATTACCCCTGTAAATTGCATTTTTACGGCTAAGATCCGGGGTGTGATTGCGCCGGAAAACTTACGTGCTGCTCTAGATAAGATACAGCACAAACATCCTTTATTAAGGATGCAGATTGATGATCAGCAAGCTGGCGGGCCCTATTTTGTTTTGAATGAAAAGCTTAAAGTAATTCCTGTAAGGGTTCTGGAGCGCAATGGGGAACAGGACTGGCTGCATGAATCCAAAGCAGAATGGGACAAATTATTTGACGGTGAAAATGAACCACTGGCCAGGGTTGTCTGGTTAAAATCAGCAGAAGTATCAGATCTTTTATTCGTGCTGCCACACTGCATCTGTGACGGGACTACGCTGGTGACCTTGATGCAGGAACTGTTATTTCTGCTCGATGAGCCGGGTATGGAGCTCAAACCCTATGCTTCTTTCCTGTCTGTAAAAGAACTTTTAGCCTCGTCTTTTTCAGTTTCGCAGGCGAAGATTTTGAAAGCACGCCTATTTTCTTTACTAGGCAGAGCCTTTTTCTATTTCAAACCCACACAGCGTAAAGTTGCAGCAGGAAATAATTATGTAGTGCATTGGAGGCTGGATCAGCAGGAAACCGTTGAATTGGTTGAGCGCAGTAAAGCTGCAGGCACTACTGTTCATGCAGCTTTATGTATTGCGGTTATGAAGGCTTTTGAACAAGTGAGGGGAATAAAGGCACATGGAAAAGTAATTTGCCCGGTAGACATCAGGCAGTTTATCCCTGAAATCAAGAATGATACTATGTTCGCTTTTGCACCTATCGTAGAATTGGAGATCGATAAGAATGCGGAGATAGATTTCTGGACAAAAGCAAGAATGCTGAAAGCCGACCTGAATACTAAAGTGGGGGCCCTGAAAGTGTCAGAAATGCTCTGGATGAGTGAATATTTCCATGCGATTGTGAGCAGGATGGTCAGGTTTTTAAAAGCTACAGAGGGTACACACGATGTTACGCTTTCCAATATGGGCAGGCTCCGGATTGCTGAAAACTATCAGAATTTTGAAGTATTGGCTATTCATAGTCCGACGGTGGCTTTTCCGTGGAGAAATCCCAGTACGCTGATTGCAAGTACTTATAAAAATAAAATGGATTTTACCTTGATGTCTAATGATACTTTTTTGACTGAACAAGAAGCACGGCTTATTCAAGCAGAAACAATGAACTTATTATTTGAAGACCTAAAACAACTTTCTGTTGCCTGA